The following coding sequences are from one Archocentrus centrarchus isolate MPI-CPG fArcCen1 chromosome 4, fArcCen1, whole genome shotgun sequence window:
- the LOC115778754 gene encoding uncharacterized protein LOC115778754, which translates to MNTAEKLLNITQRGNKKKLVLIKWLQKLKLLSKKKRCSLCERKMKMRKGGNTRDGYRWVCRRHNRFMSKSIRDGSIFSGSRSSLTSWMMFMHRFAQGLRLRQVDLIEEGVCGSSRTLSKMSKTLRRVCVQAVKHLKRRGKMRIGGRHGFVVIDESKFCHKRKYARGRFGATWRRRGWVFGLLEVNQRRRRPVLKFVRRRNSERLLPIIQRYVRPASTILSDSWRSYCRLRQHGYIHYQVNHQRFFVHPATGAHTQHIERSWRTFKQEVYCFRGNMTEKSLREILHFIEWNYWLGRQHRNGPLGCLFKDIRAIHPVQ; encoded by the exons ATGAACACCGCTGAAAAATTAttaaacataacacaaaggGGAAATAAGAAGAAGCTTGTACTTATAAAATGgcttcaaaaactgaaattactctcaaaaaagaagagatgctctctgtgtgaaagaaaaatgaaaatgagaaaaggtgGCAACACAAGAGATGGATATCGCTG GGTGTGTCGAAGACATAATAGATTCATGTCCAAATCCATAAGAGATGGGTCTATTTTCTCAGGCTCTCGCTCCTCCTTGACTTCTTGGATGATGTTCATGCATAG GTTTGCACAAGGGCTAAGACTGAGGCAAGTGGACTTAATTGAAGAGGGAGTCTGTGGAAGCAGCCGCACTTTGTCCAAGATGTCCAAGACACtaaggagggtgtgtgtgcaaGCAGTTAAGCACCtgaagaggagggggaaaaTGAGAATAGGTGGAAGACatggttttgttgtcattgATGAGAGCAAGTTTTGTCACAAGAGAAAG TATGCACGCGGGCGATTTGGTGCTACTTGGCGCAGGAGAGGCTGGGTTTTTGGATTGTTGGAAGTCAATCAACGGAGAAGGAGGCCTGTGTTGAAATTTGTTCGCAGACGAAATTCTGAAAGACTACTTCCTATTATACAGCGATATGTTAGACCTGCAAGTACAATTTTGAGTGACTCTTGGCGTTCCTACTGCAGACTGAGGCAACATGGGTATATACACTACCAAGTCAATCACCAGAGGTTTTTTGTTCACCCTGCTACAGGAGCACATACCCAGCATATAGAAAGGTCCTGGAGAACCTTTAAGCAAGAGGTGTACTGTTTCAGAGGCAACATGACTGAGAAGTCACTGAGAGAGATCCTACATTTTATTGAGTGGAACTACTGGCTGGGTAGACAACACAGAAATGGACCCCTTGGTTGCCTTTTCAAGGATATAAGAGCCATACATCCAGTACAATAA